A window of Candidatus Binatia bacterium contains these coding sequences:
- a CDS encoding glycosyltransferase family 87 protein — protein sequence MRPSLEQWTVAFFGSALAAAVIVPIAARASVPLAVAALIACFAALPWGARRLPGSLRGAIRRRPLVAAAWLLLALVAIAQMGRLSAFMADSSRLWGSTIPDPLVSNHQCLSAYVHAADLARRGEENIYDPRWYPAFTAPVDSAPGFPSPVAGLSRWIEDPYEYPSPFLLLPRAALAATNSFDAIRAAWFALQTVSLMAAVLLLAAWVGGRYGLTAGLLLPLLFASIPTMFDLQFGQFHMMAVGLTVVAMIAFEERRAALGGALLAFAILGKVFPAMFLLYLALRRQWPAAGWSVAFLAGFTLLSIPVVGWKPLLDFFTFQVPRIVTGEAFSFVNRPGVPVFFLSRNFSIASVVPKLALLGLPGMSRGVGLALVWLFTLAILALNQRAARGFRSRVGEARTWLALLTIASLRAPFAPSSYVTVTALWLLTYLAGGIRGRVPLVIAFALAWALIVGAPPLPDRADLMVGLVGQALSFGIAIATLLRRDPGPDAELIPAATTFPRPLES from the coding sequence ATGCGCCCCAGCCTCGAGCAGTGGACCGTCGCCTTCTTCGGTTCCGCGCTCGCGGCCGCCGTGATCGTCCCGATCGCGGCACGGGCATCGGTCCCGCTGGCCGTCGCGGCCCTGATCGCCTGCTTCGCCGCCCTCCCGTGGGGCGCCCGCCGTCTTCCGGGATCGCTGCGCGGAGCCATCCGGCGGCGCCCGCTCGTGGCCGCGGCCTGGCTTCTCCTCGCGCTCGTGGCGATCGCGCAGATGGGCCGCCTCTCCGCCTTCATGGCCGACTCCTCGAGGCTCTGGGGCTCCACGATTCCCGACCCGCTCGTCTCGAACCACCAGTGCCTGTCCGCCTACGTGCACGCCGCCGATCTCGCGCGCCGGGGCGAGGAGAACATCTACGACCCGCGCTGGTATCCCGCCTTCACGGCGCCGGTCGACAGCGCGCCGGGATTTCCCTCTCCGGTCGCGGGGCTGAGCCGCTGGATCGAGGACCCGTACGAGTACCCGTCGCCCTTCCTGCTGCTGCCGCGCGCGGCGCTCGCGGCCACGAACTCCTTCGACGCGATTCGCGCCGCGTGGTTCGCGCTCCAGACCGTGTCGCTGATGGCGGCCGTTCTCCTCCTCGCCGCGTGGGTCGGCGGACGCTACGGGCTGACGGCGGGGCTGCTTTTGCCCCTGCTCTTCGCCTCGATCCCGACGATGTTCGATCTCCAGTTCGGGCAGTTCCACATGATGGCGGTCGGCCTCACCGTGGTGGCGATGATCGCGTTCGAGGAGCGGCGCGCGGCACTGGGCGGAGCCCTGCTCGCGTTCGCGATCCTCGGGAAAGTCTTTCCGGCGATGTTCCTTCTCTACCTGGCGCTGCGCCGCCAGTGGCCGGCGGCCGGGTGGAGCGTCGCCTTCCTCGCCGGGTTCACGCTCCTCTCGATCCCGGTCGTGGGGTGGAAGCCGCTCCTGGACTTCTTCACGTTCCAGGTGCCGCGCATCGTCACCGGCGAGGCGTTCTCCTTCGTGAACCGGCCCGGCGTGCCTGTCTTCTTCCTGTCGCGGAACTTCTCGATCGCGAGCGTGGTCCCGAAGCTGGCCCTTCTCGGCCTGCCGGGGATGAGCCGGGGGGTGGGCCTCGCGTTGGTCTGGCTCTTCACCCTGGCGATCCTCGCGCTCAATCAGAGGGCCGCTCGCGGATTCCGGAGCCGTGTGGGCGAGGCGCGCACCTGGCTCGCGCTCCTGACGATCGCCTCGTTGCGGGCGCCGTTCGCCCCCTCCTCCTACGTCACCGTCACGGCGCTCTGGCTGCTGACGTACCTGGCGGGAGGCATTCGCGGCCGCGTTCCGCTGGTGATCGCCTTCGCGCTGGCGTGGGCGTTGATCGTGGGGGCGCCCCCGCTGCCGGATCGAGCCGACCTCATGGTGGGGCTGGTCGGCCAGGCGCTCTCGTTCGGCATCGCGATCGCGACGCTGCTCCGCCGCGACCCGGGACCCGACGCGGAGCTCATTCCGGCCGCAACGACCTTCCCGAGACCCCTGGAGAGCTGA
- a CDS encoding DUF6504 family protein produces the protein MLHARSFPSERDGYFMIESIHDPIEVITMFSGGTMKPIRFRWKNKTVRIAKVTGDWVRHEGENKVHYFALLADNADYYEIRYDAREMTWQLTRVWMEG, from the coding sequence ATGCTCCATGCGCGATCGTTTCCATCCGAGAGAGACGGCTACTTCATGATCGAGTCCATCCACGACCCCATCGAGGTCATCACCATGTTCTCCGGCGGAACGATGAAGCCGATCCGCTTCCGCTGGAAGAACAAGACCGTGCGCATCGCCAAGGTGACGGGGGACTGGGTCCGGCACGAGGGGGAGAACAAGGTCCACTACTTCGCGCTTCTCGCCGACAACGCGGACTACTACGAGATCCGCTACGACGCGCGCGAGATGACCTGGCAGCTCACGCGGGTGTGGATGGAGGGGTAG
- a CDS encoding class I SAM-dependent methyltransferase, with product MTELPEHVLHNRTYWDQKASDYVASGERHWAAREPTWGIWNIPEREIGMLPDDLSGRDAIELGCGTAYVSSWLARRGARVVGIDNSETQLETARRLQREHGLEFPLVHGNAESVPYPDASFDFAISEYGACLWADPEQWVPEAARLLRPGGRLHFLTNAFLLMLCMPEDETEAAGERLLRPAFGMGRIAWPGDSGVEFHKSHGEWFRILRGAGFEVEDLVEVRPPEGATTRHPFVTAEWARQWPSEEVWKARKRP from the coding sequence GTGACGGAGCTTCCGGAGCACGTCCTCCACAACCGGACGTACTGGGACCAGAAAGCGAGCGATTACGTCGCCTCGGGCGAGCGCCACTGGGCGGCGCGCGAGCCGACCTGGGGCATCTGGAACATTCCCGAGCGAGAGATCGGAATGCTTCCGGACGACCTCTCGGGCCGCGACGCGATCGAGCTGGGATGCGGCACGGCGTACGTTTCCTCCTGGCTCGCGCGCCGCGGCGCCCGCGTCGTCGGCATCGACAATTCCGAGACGCAGCTCGAAACCGCGCGCCGGCTTCAGCGCGAGCACGGCCTCGAATTTCCGCTGGTCCATGGCAACGCGGAGTCGGTCCCCTATCCGGACGCATCGTTCGACTTCGCGATCTCCGAATACGGGGCGTGTCTCTGGGCCGATCCGGAGCAATGGGTGCCGGAGGCCGCGCGACTCCTCCGACCCGGCGGGCGGCTCCACTTCCTGACCAACGCGTTCCTCCTGATGCTCTGCATGCCGGAGGATGAAACCGAGGCGGCCGGCGAGCGACTTCTTCGCCCCGCGTTCGGGATGGGGCGGATCGCCTGGCCCGGCGATTCGGGCGTCGAGTTCCACAAGAGCCACGGCGAATGGTTCCGGATCCTGCGCGGTGCCGGATTCGAAGTGGAGGACCTCGTCGAGGTGCGCCCGCCGGAAGGCGCGACCACGCGCCATCCCTTCGTCACGGCGGAATGGGCGCGACAGTGGCCGTCGGAGGAAGTCTGGAAAGCCCGCAAGCGGCCCTGA
- the lexA gene encoding transcriptional repressor LexA, which yields MKKKPNPSGARGKRPPTRTPSPEAILSYIEESLRDTGRPPTIREIGAVFGIASTNGVRYHLDKLEREGRIRRDRFTSRGIEVQLAGGRGATHMDTLPSMSPAFRRANVPRGTVAGVPGGLERDLLEVPLLGHVAAGAPLLAEEHIEDTLTLDPAMVRPGGKHFALRVRGDSMKNAGILDGDVVIVRHDTPVKSGEIAVVLIGDEATVKRFFPRRDKLLLFPENEDYEPIEVRPADPDVRVAGKVVGVFRRLG from the coding sequence ATGAAGAAGAAGCCCAACCCCAGCGGGGCCCGGGGAAAGCGGCCCCCCACGCGCACGCCCTCTCCCGAGGCGATCCTCTCCTACATCGAGGAGTCGCTTCGCGATACGGGCCGCCCGCCCACGATTCGGGAAATCGGAGCCGTCTTCGGGATCGCCTCCACCAATGGAGTCCGCTACCACCTCGATAAGCTGGAGCGGGAAGGCAGGATCCGGCGGGATCGATTCACCAGTCGAGGCATCGAAGTACAGTTGGCCGGCGGGCGCGGCGCGACGCATATGGACACCTTGCCCTCCATGTCGCCCGCGTTTCGCCGAGCCAACGTTCCTCGAGGGACTGTGGCTGGCGTCCCCGGTGGCCTTGAACGGGATCTCCTTGAAGTCCCCCTCCTGGGCCACGTCGCCGCCGGCGCGCCCCTCCTCGCCGAAGAGCACATCGAGGACACCCTGACCCTCGACCCGGCGATGGTGCGGCCCGGCGGCAAGCACTTCGCCCTGCGGGTGCGCGGCGACAGCATGAAGAACGCCGGGATCCTGGACGGCGACGTGGTCATCGTCCGGCACGACACTCCCGTGAAGAGCGGCGAGATCGCCGTCGTGCTGATCGGCGACGAAGCCACCGTGAAGCGCTTCTTTCCGCGGCGCGACAAGCTCCTGCTATTTCCTGAAAACGAAGACTACGAACCGATCGAAGTGCGTCCGGCCGATCCCGACGTGCGGGTGGCGGGCAAGGTGGTGGGTGTATTTCGGAGGCTCGGCTGA
- a CDS encoding NUDIX domain-containing protein — MRALILTPDPALLLIHLVVPDRRLWITPGGGIAPGETHREALRRELEEELGRGDLDIGAQVWVRHGRYRWAGQWVNEREHFYLVRADRFEPDTSRNPVPSEREAMAELRWWPLAELPAESKEFAPMRLGSLVADLIEGGLPSEPIETGF, encoded by the coding sequence GTGCGCGCGCTGATCCTGACGCCCGATCCCGCGCTGCTCCTGATCCACCTCGTCGTTCCGGACCGGAGGCTCTGGATCACGCCGGGAGGGGGCATCGCCCCCGGCGAGACGCACCGCGAAGCGCTGCGCCGGGAGCTGGAGGAAGAGCTGGGACGAGGCGATCTCGACATCGGCGCCCAGGTCTGGGTCCGTCACGGCCGCTACCGCTGGGCCGGCCAGTGGGTGAATGAGCGCGAGCACTTCTACCTGGTCCGCGCCGATCGGTTCGAGCCCGACACCTCGCGCAATCCGGTGCCGTCCGAGCGGGAGGCGATGGCCGAGCTCCGCTGGTGGCCCCTCGCGGAGCTCCCGGCCGAATCGAAGGAATTCGCCCCGATGCGGCTGGGATCGCTGGTCGCGGACCTGATCGAAGGAGGGTTGCCGTCGGAGCCGATCGAGACCGGATTCTGA
- a CDS encoding DinB family protein, whose translation MATITHSHKEQFLAVYEDEHQRTMRILHAYPEDKLDLRPHAMSKTARELAWVFKLERGLGVMLMNDAFASSAPSGNPPPAPSSWFELIEAVEDAHREFGNLIRSMPEEKLQETVRFFVGPKQMGDIPRMNVCWFLLHDQIHHRGQFSIYLRMAGGKVPSIYGPTADEPWM comes from the coding sequence ATGGCGACCATCACCCATTCCCATAAAGAGCAGTTCCTGGCCGTCTACGAAGACGAGCACCAGCGCACCATGCGTATCCTCCACGCCTACCCCGAGGACAAGCTGGATCTCCGGCCCCACGCCATGTCGAAGACCGCGCGCGAGCTGGCCTGGGTCTTCAAGCTGGAACGCGGCCTGGGCGTGATGCTCATGAACGACGCGTTTGCGAGCAGCGCCCCCTCGGGCAACCCTCCGCCCGCGCCCAGCTCCTGGTTCGAGCTGATCGAGGCCGTCGAGGACGCCCATCGCGAGTTCGGCAACCTGATCCGGTCGATGCCGGAGGAGAAACTTCAAGAGACGGTCCGCTTCTTCGTCGGCCCGAAACAGATGGGCGACATCCCGCGCATGAACGTCTGCTGGTTCCTGCTCCACGATCAGATCCACCATCGAGGGCAGTTCTCCATCTACCTCCGCATGGCGGGAGGCAAGGTGCCCTCGATCTATGGACCGACCGCGGACGAGCCGTGGATGTAA
- a CDS encoding DinB family protein, which yields MAKTYRKGPVGALMDEYERASAELIRILEGISDEEFDRVRDTTTQDEDCRSIQTIMRHVVRAGYGYANYMRTHWKKEPVVRWDEPVRRADTPAEMRKTLAYMAETLEGHWEMTDQECTEMKMTVRWGPIYDFEQLFEHAIVHVLRHRRQIDRFLGR from the coding sequence GTGGCCAAGACCTACAGGAAGGGACCCGTCGGCGCGTTGATGGACGAGTACGAGCGCGCCTCGGCGGAGCTGATCCGGATTCTGGAGGGGATCTCGGATGAGGAGTTCGATCGGGTCCGCGACACCACGACCCAGGACGAGGATTGCCGCTCGATCCAGACCATCATGAGGCACGTGGTCCGAGCCGGGTACGGCTACGCGAACTACATGCGGACGCACTGGAAGAAGGAGCCCGTGGTCCGGTGGGACGAACCGGTCCGCCGCGCCGATACGCCGGCCGAGATGCGGAAGACGCTCGCCTACATGGCCGAGACCCTCGAGGGCCACTGGGAGATGACGGACCAGGAATGCACCGAGATGAAGATGACCGTTCGCTGGGGACCGATCTATGACTTCGAGCAGCTCTTCGAGCACGCGATCGTGCACGTGCTGCGGCACCGCCGGCAGATCGACAGGTTCCTGGGCCGATGA
- a CDS encoding HipA family kinase, whose translation MRTVAATRYVTPLREGGSLPAIVEADDDGMYVLKFRGAGHGAKALIAELVCGEIARAAGLPVPEIVFVELDPDLARTEPDPEIQDLIRASGGLNLALDYLPGSIMFDPVAEKPDPGFASLVVWFDAFVTNIDRTPRNTNLLVWHRRTWLIDHGSALYFHHTWEHWLERSRDPFPMIRDHVLLPAASRMEEADAALDKRVTPDELRRIVSLVPDTWLVDAPFATAAEHRDAYVKYLARRLETPRPFLEEAIRARA comes from the coding sequence ATGCGCACGGTCGCGGCCACGCGCTACGTGACCCCGCTCCGCGAGGGAGGCTCGCTGCCCGCGATCGTCGAAGCCGACGACGACGGCATGTACGTGCTCAAGTTCCGCGGCGCGGGACATGGCGCCAAGGCGCTGATCGCGGAGCTCGTGTGCGGCGAGATCGCGCGCGCCGCCGGGCTTCCCGTTCCGGAGATCGTGTTCGTGGAGCTGGACCCCGACCTCGCGCGCACGGAACCCGACCCGGAGATCCAGGACCTGATCCGCGCGAGCGGCGGGCTGAACCTGGCGCTCGACTACCTGCCGGGCTCGATCATGTTCGATCCCGTGGCGGAGAAGCCGGATCCGGGGTTCGCATCCCTGGTGGTCTGGTTCGACGCCTTCGTCACGAACATCGACCGGACGCCACGCAATACCAACCTGCTCGTGTGGCACCGGCGCACGTGGCTCATCGACCACGGATCGGCGCTCTACTTCCACCACACGTGGGAGCACTGGCTGGAGCGGAGCCGCGATCCCTTCCCGATGATTCGCGACCACGTGCTCCTTCCCGCGGCCTCCCGGATGGAGGAAGCCGATGCCGCGCTGGACAAGCGGGTCACTCCGGACGAGCTGCGGCGCATCGTCTCGCTGGTCCCCGACACCTGGCTGGTCGACGCACCCTTCGCGACGGCCGCCGAGCATCGCGATGCCTACGTGAAGTATCTGGCGCGCCGCCTGGAGACGCCGCGGCCCTTCCTGGAAGAGGCGATCCGTGCCCGAGCCTAG
- a CDS encoding DUF3037 domain-containing protein: protein MPEPSPYDYAIVRVVPKVEREEFINAGAIVSCPASDFLEARIELDEGRLLALDPGADLATIRAHLATLPAICAGGPSAGPIGALSKRERFRWLTAPRSTVIQTSAVHTGACTDPAALLEHLLETMVRTPRRS, encoded by the coding sequence GTGCCCGAGCCTAGCCCGTACGATTACGCCATCGTCCGCGTGGTCCCGAAGGTGGAGCGGGAGGAGTTCATCAATGCCGGAGCGATCGTCTCCTGCCCGGCGAGCGACTTCCTGGAGGCCCGCATCGAGCTGGACGAGGGCCGGCTGCTCGCGCTGGACCCCGGCGCCGACCTTGCGACGATCCGCGCCCACTTGGCGACCCTCCCCGCGATCTGCGCGGGCGGCCCCTCCGCGGGACCGATCGGGGCCCTCTCGAAGCGGGAGCGCTTCCGCTGGCTCACCGCGCCGCGCAGCACGGTCATCCAGACCTCGGCCGTCCACACCGGCGCCTGCACGGACCCGGCCGCACTCCTCGAGCACCTGCTCGAGACGATGGTCCGGACGCCGCGGCGAAGCTGA
- a CDS encoding cupin domain-containing protein encodes MADDPKNYPYDTHMDVRYEPLELIDVSALAAACTHPWYNQTLCQVNDSVVRLGVIRGEYHWHKHDEEDEFFFVVEGRLLIDLESRTVELSPQQGFVVPRGVVHRTRAPERTVILMVERRGIIPTGDA; translated from the coding sequence ATGGCCGACGACCCCAAGAACTACCCTTACGACACGCACATGGACGTGCGCTATGAGCCCTTGGAGCTGATCGACGTTTCCGCGCTCGCCGCCGCCTGCACCCATCCCTGGTACAACCAGACCCTCTGCCAGGTGAACGATTCGGTCGTGCGACTCGGCGTGATCCGAGGGGAATACCACTGGCACAAGCATGACGAGGAGGACGAGTTCTTCTTCGTGGTGGAGGGCCGGCTGCTGATCGACCTGGAGAGCCGCACGGTGGAGCTGTCGCCGCAGCAGGGATTCGTGGTGCCCAGGGGCGTGGTGCACCGGACGCGCGCCCCGGAGCGCACCGTGATCTTGATGGTGGAGCGACGTGGGATCATTCCCACGGGCGACGCGTAG